A single genomic interval of Lysobacter avium harbors:
- the mrcB gene encoding penicillin-binding protein 1B produces MARIDYDEDDVEQGDSPGPRWPRLLSTAILAVIGLGLGFLIPYSLYLNHEVGQRFDQLRWQLPTRVYGRPLELAPGVAMDAGTLEVELRAAGYHAGDGVRPGTYLHDDANWKISSRGFNDVDGAVAPRMAQLTLGRGRVAKLEATGGKNAPPRLRLDPARIATLYGQKQEERRLVQLDEVPELLVTGLQAVEDRDFASHHGIDLSGIVRAAWINMRSGEARQGASTLTQQLARSGLLGIGREQTYTRKFNEIIYALLMEARYDKRLILEAYFNQVYMGQRGAQAIHGMAAASEFWFGRDLADLSTEQIALLIGIVRGPSYYDPRRNPERATQRRNFVLDRMLESTLIDAAEHARAQEAPLGISTDPGRTSANRFPAYVDLVRRQLARDYSSEALAGAGLSVMTAMAPSAQAYAEGAVIKTLKGLEGKNRPALQAGVVVTDVEHGDVLAVVGSGTPAQPGFNRAVEAQRPVGSLLKPFVYLLALASPQQWSLASWVDDSPVTVILGNGKRWTPGNSDGRSHGTVRLIDALARSYNQATVRVGMQVAPARIAELVHTLAGITAEPNPALILGSLDQSPYAMAQLYQFLASGGEIQPLHSVRGVLDTEGKALNRYDDRPDAAQEGDMVFARLVTIALQRAVTAGTGRQLVADGLGHLNAAGKTGTSNDGRDSWFAGYTGDHLAVVWVGNDQNEATGLFGATGGMRVWSNLFKLLPSAPLKVGDEGIDWQWVSGSNVSDASCPGASRFAFANGYAPAYMPCRPALPEMPAEAAPSAGESGSRGGWREWFGFGSGRRNDSQDTGTEPQDSP; encoded by the coding sequence GTGGCCCGAATCGATTACGACGAAGACGACGTTGAACAGGGCGATTCGCCCGGGCCGCGCTGGCCGCGCCTGCTGTCCACGGCGATCCTGGCCGTCATCGGGTTGGGCCTGGGCTTCCTGATTCCCTACTCGCTCTACCTCAACCACGAGGTCGGGCAGCGCTTTGATCAGTTGCGCTGGCAATTGCCCACCCGCGTGTACGGCCGTCCACTGGAGCTGGCCCCGGGCGTGGCGATGGATGCCGGCACGCTGGAAGTCGAGCTTCGCGCCGCGGGCTACCACGCCGGCGATGGTGTGCGTCCAGGCACGTACCTCCACGACGACGCGAACTGGAAAATCTCGAGTCGTGGCTTCAATGACGTCGACGGGGCGGTTGCCCCCCGGATGGCGCAGCTCACCCTGGGCCGCGGCCGGGTAGCGAAGCTCGAGGCGACCGGCGGCAAGAATGCGCCGCCCCGGCTGCGACTCGATCCCGCCCGCATCGCCACCTTGTACGGGCAGAAACAGGAAGAGCGCCGCCTGGTCCAGCTGGACGAGGTGCCCGAGTTGCTGGTCACGGGCCTGCAGGCCGTGGAGGACCGCGACTTCGCCAGCCACCACGGCATCGACCTGTCGGGCATCGTGCGCGCTGCGTGGATCAACATGCGCTCCGGTGAAGCGCGCCAGGGCGCCAGCACGCTTACCCAGCAGTTGGCGAGGAGCGGCCTGCTGGGCATCGGCCGCGAACAGACCTACACCCGCAAGTTCAACGAGATCATCTACGCGCTGCTGATGGAGGCGCGCTACGACAAGCGGCTGATCCTGGAGGCCTACTTCAACCAGGTCTACATGGGTCAGCGCGGGGCCCAGGCCATCCACGGCATGGCCGCGGCATCCGAGTTCTGGTTCGGGCGGGACCTGGCCGACCTCAGCACCGAGCAGATCGCATTGCTGATCGGCATCGTGCGCGGCCCGTCCTACTACGACCCGCGACGCAACCCGGAGCGGGCGACGCAGCGGCGCAATTTCGTCCTCGACAGGATGCTTGAGTCCACTCTGATCGATGCCGCCGAACACGCGCGCGCACAAGAGGCACCGCTGGGAATCAGCACCGATCCGGGACGCACCTCGGCCAACCGTTTCCCGGCGTATGTCGACCTGGTCAGGCGCCAACTCGCCCGCGACTATTCCTCCGAAGCCCTCGCCGGCGCCGGGCTGAGCGTGATGACCGCCATGGCGCCATCGGCGCAGGCCTACGCCGAAGGCGCGGTGATCAAGACGCTGAAAGGGCTGGAGGGGAAGAACCGGCCGGCGTTGCAGGCCGGTGTGGTGGTCACGGACGTCGAGCACGGCGACGTGCTGGCGGTGGTCGGCAGCGGCACCCCCGCGCAGCCGGGCTTCAACCGCGCCGTCGAGGCGCAGCGGCCGGTTGGCTCGCTGCTCAAGCCCTTTGTCTACCTGCTGGCGCTGGCCAGTCCACAGCAATGGTCGCTGGCCAGCTGGGTGGATGACTCACCGGTCACCGTGATCCTTGGCAACGGCAAGCGCTGGACGCCGGGCAACTCGGATGGCCGCAGTCACGGCACGGTTCGCCTGATCGATGCGCTCGCGCGTTCCTACAACCAGGCGACCGTCCGCGTGGGCATGCAGGTCGCGCCGGCACGCATCGCCGAGCTGGTGCACACGCTTGCCGGCATCACCGCAGAGCCGAATCCGGCGTTGATCCTGGGATCGCTCGACCAGAGCCCCTACGCGATGGCGCAGCTTTACCAGTTCCTCGCGTCCGGGGGCGAGATCCAGCCGCTGCACTCGGTGCGCGGCGTGCTCGACACCGAGGGCAAGGCGCTCAACCGTTATGACGATCGTCCCGACGCGGCGCAGGAAGGGGACATGGTATTCGCGCGTCTGGTCACCATCGCACTGCAACGGGCGGTCACCGCCGGCACCGGCCGGCAGCTGGTGGCGGACGGCCTTGGCCACCTGAACGCCGCGGGCAAGACCGGCACCAGTAACGACGGTCGGGACAGCTGGTTTGCGGGATACACCGGCGACCACCTCGCCGTGGTCTGGGTCGGTAACGACCAGAACGAGGCCACCGGGTTGTTCGGCGCCACCGGCGGCATGCGGGTGTGGTCCAACCTGTTCAAGCTGCTGCCCAGCGCGCCGCTCAAAGTGGGCGATGAAGGGATCGACTGGCAGTGGGTCAGCGGAAGCAATGTGAGTGATGCCAGCTGCCCGGGTGCGAGCCGTTTCGCCTTCGCCAACGGTTATGCGCCGGCCTACATGCCCTGCCGGCCCGCGCTGCCTGAAATGCCGGCCGAAGCCGCACCCTCCGCCGGGGAATCCGGCAGCCGCGGAGGCTGGCGGGAGTGGTTCGGCTTTGGCAGTGGCCGTCGCAACGACTCGCAAGACACCGGTACCGAACCGCAGGATTCGCCATGA
- a CDS encoding ATP-dependent DNA helicase produces the protein MSAASSRLGQAARAALSEGGDLAGNIPAFAPREAQQDLAAAIAHAFDTRGVLLAEAGTGTGKTFAYLVPAILSGQKTIVSTGTRALQDQLYHRDLPRVREALGIGLKTALLKGRSNYLCHYRLEQAKGEGRFANRETAAQFQRIVAWAGRTRMGDLAELETLPDDSPLLPQVTSTADNCLGSECPFFSECFVVQARQRAQAADLVVVNHHLLLADLALKQEGFGEILPGAQAFVVDEAHQLPELAAQFFGDALSARPLVELARDALAECRQVPAALAVLQEPARALEQAVRGLRAAMDDLPVRGTRLRAAEDPVAEAGLDALLEALRALHAALLPLREAAPGLDSCTARAREFEMRLMRWRGGADAAADAHAVPDADFDPFEETVPPLPANEGDDAIAPADPDDRAPLNADDAPSVLWYELTARGFRLSRTPLDVAGPLAQHRARSHAAWVFTSATLAIGGRFEHYAIKLGLREPATLLAPSPFDWAQQALCYLPPGLPEPSARHYTESLVSAIRPVLEASGGRAFVLFASHRALREVADLLRNGPWPLFVQGEAPRSTLLERFRASGNGVLLGAASFREGVDVAGDTLSVVVIDKLPFGAPDDPVFEARLEAIRRAGGNPFRDEQLPQAVIALKQGAGRLIRSETDRGVLVLCDPRLVAKSYGKVFLDSLPPLPRTRQIADVQSFFHDSQPGETASAPAAAQETGMLL, from the coding sequence ATGAGCGCCGCCTCCAGCCGCCTCGGTCAGGCCGCACGCGCCGCGCTCAGCGAGGGCGGCGACCTGGCTGGCAACATCCCCGCGTTTGCTCCGCGCGAGGCGCAGCAGGACCTCGCCGCCGCGATTGCGCACGCGTTCGATACCCGCGGCGTCCTGTTGGCGGAGGCCGGCACCGGCACCGGCAAGACCTTCGCCTATCTGGTGCCGGCGATCCTGTCGGGGCAGAAGACCATCGTCTCCACGGGCACGCGCGCCCTGCAGGACCAGCTCTACCACCGCGACCTGCCCCGGGTGCGCGAGGCGCTGGGCATCGGCCTGAAGACGGCCCTGCTGAAAGGGCGCTCGAACTACCTGTGCCACTACCGCCTGGAACAGGCCAAGGGCGAGGGCCGGTTCGCGAACCGGGAGACGGCCGCGCAGTTCCAGCGCATCGTCGCGTGGGCCGGGCGAACCCGGATGGGCGATCTGGCCGAGCTGGAGACCCTGCCCGATGACTCGCCGCTGCTGCCGCAGGTCACCTCGACCGCGGACAACTGCCTGGGCAGCGAGTGCCCGTTTTTCTCCGAGTGCTTTGTCGTCCAGGCGCGTCAGCGCGCCCAGGCGGCGGATCTGGTGGTCGTCAATCACCACTTGCTGCTCGCCGACTTGGCTTTGAAACAGGAAGGTTTCGGCGAGATCCTGCCCGGTGCGCAGGCCTTCGTGGTCGACGAGGCCCACCAGTTGCCCGAGCTGGCCGCGCAGTTTTTCGGCGATGCGCTCAGCGCCCGGCCGCTGGTCGAGCTGGCCCGCGACGCGCTGGCCGAATGCAGGCAGGTTCCTGCTGCGCTGGCGGTGTTGCAGGAGCCGGCGCGCGCGTTGGAACAGGCCGTGCGCGGACTGCGTGCCGCCATGGATGATCTGCCGGTGCGCGGTACCCGCCTGCGTGCCGCCGAAGACCCCGTCGCCGAGGCCGGGCTGGATGCGTTGCTGGAGGCGCTGCGTGCCCTGCACGCTGCGCTGCTGCCCTTGCGCGAAGCTGCCCCGGGCTTGGACAGCTGCACGGCGCGCGCCCGCGAGTTCGAGATGCGCCTGATGCGCTGGCGCGGCGGGGCCGATGCGGCCGCGGACGCCCACGCGGTGCCGGATGCCGACTTCGACCCCTTCGAGGAAACGGTTCCACCGCTTCCCGCCAATGAAGGCGACGACGCCATCGCTCCCGCCGATCCCGATGACCGCGCACCGCTGAACGCCGATGATGCGCCCAGCGTGCTGTGGTATGAGCTGACCGCGCGCGGCTTCCGCCTCAGCCGCACCCCGCTGGACGTGGCCGGCCCCTTGGCGCAGCACCGCGCGCGCTCGCATGCGGCCTGGGTTTTTACCTCCGCGACACTGGCCATCGGCGGACGCTTCGAGCACTACGCGATCAAGCTCGGCCTGCGCGAACCGGCCACGCTGCTTGCCCCCAGCCCCTTCGACTGGGCGCAACAGGCGCTGTGCTACCTGCCGCCCGGCCTGCCCGAGCCGTCGGCCCGGCACTACACCGAATCACTCGTGTCCGCGATCCGGCCCGTGCTGGAAGCCTCCGGTGGCCGGGCGTTCGTGCTGTTCGCCTCGCACCGCGCGTTGCGCGAAGTGGCCGACCTGCTGCGAAACGGGCCATGGCCGTTGTTCGTCCAGGGCGAAGCGCCGCGCTCCACCTTGCTGGAGCGCTTCCGCGCTTCGGGTAATGGCGTGTTGCTGGGTGCGGCCAGCTTCCGCGAGGGCGTGGATGTCGCCGGCGATACGCTCAGCGTGGTGGTCATTGACAAGCTGCCCTTCGGCGCGCCGGACGATCCGGTGTTCGAGGCCCGGCTGGAGGCGATCCGGCGCGCCGGCGGCAATCCGTTCCGCGACGAGCAGCTGCCGCAGGCGGTGATCGCACTCAAGCAGGGCGCCGGGCGCCTGATCCGCAGCGAGACCGATCGCGGCGTGCTCGTGCTGTGTGATCCGCGGCTGGTGGCCAAAAGCTACGGCAAGGTGTTTCTCGATTCCCTGCCGCCCTTGCCACGCACGCGGCAGATTGCGGACGTGCAGTCTTTCTTCCATGACAGTCAGCCAGGCGAAACGGCGTCCGCGCCGGCCGCGGCGCAGGAGACGGGGATGCTGCTGTGA
- the pilG gene encoding twitching motility response regulator PilG has translation MQDEVRSGSLDGLRVMVIDDSKTIRRTAETLLKREGCEVVTATDGFEALAKIADQKPQIIFVDIMMPRLDGYQTCALIKNNQVFKNTPVIMLSSKDGLFDKARGRIVGSEQYLTKPFTRGELLDAIRTHVNA, from the coding sequence ATGCAAGACGAGGTCCGCAGCGGCAGCCTCGATGGGCTGCGAGTCATGGTGATCGACGACTCAAAGACCATCCGCCGCACCGCTGAAACATTGCTCAAGCGCGAAGGCTGCGAAGTAGTGACCGCCACCGATGGTTTCGAGGCACTGGCCAAGATCGCCGACCAGAAGCCGCAGATCATCTTTGTCGACATCATGATGCCGCGGCTGGATGGCTATCAGACCTGTGCATTGATCAAGAACAACCAGGTTTTCAAGAACACACCCGTGATCATGCTGTCATCCAAGGACGGCCTGTTCGACAAGGCCCGTGGCCGCATCGTCGGCTCCGAGCAGTACCTGACCAAACCATTCACGCGCGGGGAACTCCTCGACGCCATACGAACACACGTCAACGCCTGA
- the gshB gene encoding glutathione synthase: MPLDIVVVMDPIESITIAKDSTFAMLLEAQRRSHRLWYVMPGGLGLRDGNAIATMAPLTVRDDPDGWFDLGSASQFDLGPGHVVLMRRDPPVDNDYIHDTQILSLAQLAGAMVVNDPQGLRDYNEKLAALLFPHCCPPTVVSRDPAVLKAFVAEHGEAVLKPLDGMGGRSIFRVAHGDSNTNVILETLVGEGSLAMAQRYLPEISEGDKRILLVDGQVVDYTLARIPQGDEFRGNLAAGGRGEGRPLSDRDRWIAAQVAPEMKRRGMLFVGLDVIGDYLTEVNVTSPTCIRELDAQFGLNISSGLFDAIEARVAATA; this comes from the coding sequence ATGCCGCTTGATATCGTCGTCGTGATGGATCCGATCGAATCCATCACGATAGCCAAGGACTCCACGTTCGCGATGCTGCTGGAGGCGCAACGGCGCTCGCACAGGCTCTGGTACGTGATGCCTGGAGGACTCGGACTGCGCGACGGAAACGCGATCGCGACGATGGCGCCATTGACCGTTCGTGACGATCCGGACGGATGGTTCGATCTGGGCTCCGCGTCACAGTTCGATCTGGGTCCAGGCCACGTCGTGCTCATGCGTCGCGATCCGCCGGTGGACAACGACTACATCCACGACACCCAGATCCTCAGCCTCGCCCAGCTTGCCGGCGCGATGGTGGTCAACGATCCGCAGGGGCTGCGCGACTACAACGAGAAGCTGGCTGCGCTGCTGTTCCCGCACTGCTGCCCGCCGACGGTGGTCAGCCGCGATCCGGCGGTGCTGAAGGCCTTCGTCGCCGAACACGGAGAAGCGGTGCTCAAGCCGCTGGACGGAATGGGCGGCCGCTCGATCTTCCGCGTGGCCCACGGCGATTCGAATACCAATGTCATCCTGGAAACGCTGGTTGGCGAAGGCAGCCTGGCGATGGCGCAGCGTTACCTGCCGGAGATCAGCGAGGGCGACAAACGCATCCTGCTGGTCGACGGCCAGGTGGTGGACTACACCCTGGCGCGCATACCGCAGGGCGACGAGTTCCGCGGTAACCTCGCTGCGGGCGGTCGTGGCGAGGGGCGTCCGTTGAGCGATCGCGACCGCTGGATCGCCGCCCAGGTGGCGCCGGAAATGAAGCGGCGCGGCATGCTGTTCGTCGGCCTGGACGTGATCGGCGACTACCTCACCGAGGTCAACGTGACCAGTCCGACCTGCATCCGCGAGCTCGATGCCCAGTTCGGCCTGAACATTTCCTCCGGCCTGTTTGACGCGATCGAAGCGCGGGTTGCTGCCACGGCATGA
- the tsaB gene encoding tRNA (adenosine(37)-N6)-threonylcarbamoyltransferase complex dimerization subunit type 1 TsaB codes for MKLLAFELATEACSVALWVDGEVLERFEIAPRRHAELALPWADAVLAEAGIARAQLDAIAVGRGPGAFTGVRLAIAIGQGIALALDRPILPVSTLAALAVGAVRADHHPDQPRADQVEEGVAHRVLASIDARMGEVYVGAFRVHDGDAVLIGSEAVLAPDAVTLPDGDAGWLGAGTGFVAAEGALRTRLSAQLAAVDADSLPRAGDVARLAARMWLRGEALAPERVEPAYLRNQVALTISEQKALRAEKHRG; via the coding sequence GTGAAACTGCTGGCGTTTGAGCTGGCCACTGAGGCGTGCTCGGTCGCGCTGTGGGTCGACGGCGAGGTGCTTGAGCGTTTCGAGATCGCCCCGCGTCGCCATGCCGAGCTCGCGCTGCCGTGGGCGGATGCGGTGCTCGCGGAGGCGGGTATCGCCCGCGCGCAACTGGACGCTATTGCGGTCGGGCGGGGCCCGGGCGCCTTTACCGGCGTGCGGCTGGCGATCGCGATCGGGCAGGGCATCGCCCTGGCGCTGGACCGTCCGATACTGCCCGTATCGACGCTTGCCGCCCTCGCCGTGGGCGCGGTCCGCGCTGACCACCATCCCGACCAACCAAGGGCAGACCAAGTAGAGGAGGGTGTCGCCCATCGCGTGCTGGCGTCGATTGATGCGCGCATGGGCGAGGTTTACGTGGGGGCGTTTCGCGTGCACGACGGCGACGCGGTCCTGATCGGCAGCGAGGCCGTGCTGGCCCCCGATGCGGTTACGCTGCCCGATGGCGACGCCGGCTGGCTGGGTGCCGGTACCGGCTTCGTCGCCGCCGAGGGCGCGCTGCGCACGCGCCTGTCGGCACAGCTGGCGGCGGTCGATGCGGACTCACTCCCGCGCGCCGGCGATGTCGCACGGCTGGCGGCAAGAATGTGGCTGCGCGGTGAGGCGCTCGCGCCCGAGCGGGTCGAGCCGGCGTACCTGCGCAACCAGGTAGCACTGACGATCAGCGAGCAGAAAGCGCTGCGCGCGGAAAAACACCGAGGCTGA
- a CDS encoding glycosyltransferase — MPISRAELRFLFNRGSGLLQRGLTSLRTRGLRASVSRAITQLQPVPKAQRAALYLPEQSLAAPARVPASARPFASVIVPVFNQLEHTLGCLRALAAYPPSMEIEIIVVDDGSSDDSGTVLPVIEGLRYHRRADNQGFIAACNDGASLAQGEFLVFLNNDTVPQPGWLDSLLGTFEQFPDTGLAGAQLVYPDGRLQEAGGIVFADGSGWNYGRFEAPDAPRHAFVREADYCSGAAIAIRRSLFAKLGGFDPRYAPAYFEDTDLAFAVRDAGLKARYQPASRVVHLEGVSGGTDVRHGPKAYQVRNQATFAEKWRAALALQPASGTDADRAATHRGNSTLLIIDALTPQPDRDSGSLRLFNLMLMLREEGAHVVFLPADRGHAGDYTREMQQLGIEVWYAPFAQPLPIWLRKHGPRFDSVLVCRHYVMREVLPLLRRHAPQARVILDTVDLHYLREQRGAELANDPARARAALRTRRSELDVIARSDATFVVSEVERDLLANELPDSRVEVLSNLHRMGGEGLPFEQRRDLMFVGGFRHPPNVDAACWFVDEVWPLLRQQEPELQFHCIGGDVPPEVQALSTRPGVIVHGHVPDLTPLLAGARLTVAPLRYGAGVKGKVNQPMAHGQPVVATACAIEGMHLRPGVDVLVADDAAGFAAAVLRVYREPELWQQLARNGRENIQRHFSLDAGRGVVRKVLLGRG; from the coding sequence ATGCCGATATCGCGGGCCGAACTGCGGTTCCTGTTCAACCGTGGCAGCGGCCTGCTCCAGCGCGGCCTGACCAGCCTGCGCACGCGCGGCCTGCGGGCGTCGGTGAGCCGGGCGATCACCCAGCTCCAGCCGGTTCCGAAGGCGCAGCGGGCCGCGTTGTATCTGCCCGAGCAATCCCTCGCCGCACCTGCTCGCGTCCCCGCGAGCGCGCGCCCTTTTGCGAGCGTCATCGTCCCGGTCTTCAACCAGCTCGAGCACACCCTGGGGTGCCTGCGTGCGCTGGCCGCATATCCGCCAAGCATGGAAATAGAGATCATCGTTGTCGACGACGGCAGCAGCGATGACAGCGGCACGGTTTTGCCGGTCATCGAGGGACTGCGCTACCACCGGCGTGCGGACAACCAGGGATTCATCGCGGCCTGCAATGACGGTGCGTCATTGGCCCAGGGCGAGTTCCTCGTATTTCTCAACAACGACACCGTGCCGCAGCCCGGCTGGCTGGACAGCCTGCTGGGCACCTTCGAGCAGTTCCCCGATACGGGCCTTGCCGGCGCGCAACTGGTCTATCCCGATGGTCGTCTTCAGGAAGCTGGCGGAATCGTCTTCGCCGATGGCAGCGGCTGGAACTACGGGCGCTTTGAGGCGCCTGACGCGCCGCGGCATGCCTTTGTGCGGGAAGCAGACTATTGCTCCGGCGCGGCCATCGCCATCCGTCGATCACTGTTCGCGAAGTTGGGGGGGTTCGACCCGCGCTACGCGCCCGCCTACTTCGAAGACACCGACCTGGCGTTTGCCGTGCGCGATGCGGGCCTGAAAGCCCGCTACCAGCCGGCGTCGCGGGTTGTCCATCTGGAGGGCGTCAGCGGCGGTACCGATGTACGCCATGGCCCGAAGGCCTACCAGGTGCGCAACCAAGCGACGTTTGCGGAAAAGTGGCGGGCGGCGTTGGCGTTGCAGCCTGCGTCGGGCACTGATGCGGATCGTGCTGCGACCCATCGTGGCAACAGCACCCTTTTGATCATTGATGCCTTGACTCCCCAGCCCGATCGCGACTCGGGTTCACTACGTCTGTTCAACCTGATGCTGATGCTGCGCGAGGAAGGCGCGCATGTCGTGTTCCTCCCCGCCGACCGTGGCCACGCGGGGGACTACACGCGGGAGATGCAGCAGCTGGGCATTGAAGTCTGGTACGCCCCCTTCGCGCAGCCACTGCCCATCTGGCTGCGCAAGCACGGCCCACGCTTCGACAGCGTGCTGGTTTGCCGTCATTACGTGATGCGTGAGGTGCTGCCGCTCCTGCGCCGGCACGCGCCGCAGGCGCGGGTGATTTTGGACACGGTGGATCTGCACTACCTGCGCGAGCAGCGTGGCGCCGAACTGGCCAACGATCCGGCGCGCGCCCGCGCCGCGTTGCGCACCCGGCGCAGCGAGCTGGACGTGATCGCCCGCAGCGATGCCACCTTCGTGGTCAGCGAGGTGGAGCGGGACCTGTTGGCCAACGAGCTGCCCGACAGCCGGGTGGAAGTGCTGTCCAACCTGCACCGGATGGGCGGCGAAGGCCTGCCGTTTGAGCAGCGCCGCGACCTGATGTTCGTCGGCGGGTTCCGCCATCCGCCCAACGTCGATGCGGCGTGCTGGTTCGTCGACGAGGTGTGGCCGTTGCTGCGCCAGCAGGAGCCGGAACTGCAGTTCCACTGCATCGGCGGCGATGTGCCGCCGGAGGTGCAGGCCTTGTCGACGCGGCCGGGGGTGATCGTGCACGGCCACGTCCCCGACCTGACGCCGCTGCTGGCCGGGGCGCGACTGACCGTGGCGCCGCTGCGCTACGGCGCCGGCGTCAAGGGCAAGGTGAACCAGCCCATGGCCCACGGCCAGCCGGTGGTGGCGACCGCCTGTGCGATCGAGGGCATGCACCTTAGGCCGGGCGTTGACGTGCTGGTTGCCGATGACGCCGCCGGGTTCGCTGCCGCGGTGCTACGTGTCTACAGGGAGCCTGAGCTGTGGCAGCAACTGGCCCGCAACGGGCGGGAAAATATCCAACGCCACTTTTCGCTGGATGCCGGACGTGGGGTCGTACGCAAGGTATTGCTCGGGCGAGGGTGA
- a CDS encoding energy transducer TonB, with translation MSVVAASMTGTVERQRLGATMVLSLLLHAVLLLGVGFSMELAAPVVPTLDVILTRTTSALTPKQADFLAQANNEGGGESERAVRPRDNQSGPLPQDADGQAPRELRAQSPTQQPPPQARIIASARGEDTVASAQETPEPAERTLPPGQEKIDRDMAMARLAAEIHLRSERYAKRPKRKFVSASTTEYAWAGYLREWVDRVERVGNLNYPDEARRRRLAGQVVISIAIRRDGSVENSQIVLSSGIPLLDASALRIARLAEPYPPLPQTDDNPDILHVTRTWAFLAGGELVDR, from the coding sequence ATGAGCGTGGTGGCGGCATCGATGACCGGCACGGTTGAGCGCCAACGACTGGGCGCGACGATGGTGCTGTCGCTGCTTTTGCACGCGGTGCTTCTGCTGGGTGTGGGTTTCAGCATGGAACTGGCCGCGCCGGTCGTGCCCACTCTCGACGTGATCCTTACCCGCACCACCAGTGCGCTGACCCCCAAGCAGGCCGACTTTCTCGCCCAGGCCAACAACGAGGGCGGCGGGGAAAGCGAGCGCGCGGTGCGCCCGCGCGACAACCAGTCGGGGCCATTGCCGCAGGACGCCGACGGCCAGGCGCCGCGGGAGCTTCGCGCGCAGTCGCCCACGCAGCAGCCACCGCCGCAGGCGCGGATCATCGCCAGCGCCCGCGGCGAGGACACGGTCGCCAGCGCGCAGGAGACCCCGGAGCCGGCCGAGCGCACGCTGCCGCCTGGCCAGGAAAAAATCGACCGCGACATGGCGATGGCGAGGCTGGCCGCCGAGATCCACCTGCGATCGGAACGCTATGCCAAGCGCCCCAAACGCAAGTTCGTGTCCGCCAGCACCACCGAATATGCGTGGGCGGGTTACCTGCGCGAGTGGGTCGACCGCGTCGAGCGGGTTGGCAACCTCAACTACCCCGATGAAGCGCGGCGGCGGCGCCTGGCGGGCCAGGTGGTGATCAGCATTGCGATCCGTCGCGACGGCAGCGTGGAGAACTCCCAGATCGTGCTGAGCAGCGGGATTCCGCTACTGGATGCCTCGGCGTTGCGGATTGCCCGGCTCGCCGAGCCTTATCCGCCGCTGCCGCAGACCGACGACAACCCGGACATCCTGCATGTCACGCGGACCTGGGCCTTCCTTGCCGGCGGCGAGCTGGTGGATCGGTGA